From Heliomicrobium gestii, a single genomic window includes:
- a CDS encoding UDP-N-acetylmuramoyl-tripeptide--D-alanyl-D-alanine ligase: MISADLSRLAEWMGGRLIGDGAALLSGSAVVDSRQVAPGDVFFALPGEKVDGHDYVPAALAAGAAAAVVRCCDDDWIASLTPGQGLIVVKDGLQALQDCARAYRSQLTIPVIAVTGSTGKTSTKDLLAAAIGARFDVMKSPGNFNNEIGLPLTLSGVQERHEALVVEMGMRGEGQITALCDIARPVVGVLTNIGPVHMELLGSIEAISRAKGELLRSLPAQGTAIVNGEDHRAVAESLRCRCPVVYVATSAEALAEGLRRGGVNAEATVQAIWATKVTSRGEQGSCVTGAIGSFIPGLAAGKRESAFDFVLPLPGRHQVANALLAMAAARAIGVATDTAAGGLAQARLSSLRWETRSLDGAMTLINDAYNANPAAMTAALTTAAELARSNRLVAVLGDMYELGAEAPEHHRQVGRRAAQLAAGLLVAVGELGAYIAEGALAAGMARERIHRFADAETAAAALPGLVKEKDLILIKASRGMRLERVAQALAEALTNP, from the coding sequence ATGATCAGCGCTGATCTTTCTCGCCTGGCCGAATGGATGGGAGGGCGGCTGATTGGGGATGGAGCGGCGCTCCTTTCCGGCTCAGCCGTCGTCGATAGCCGGCAGGTTGCGCCTGGCGATGTCTTTTTTGCGCTGCCGGGCGAAAAGGTCGACGGCCATGATTATGTGCCGGCGGCTTTGGCGGCCGGGGCCGCCGCCGCCGTTGTTCGGTGCTGCGATGATGACTGGATCGCCTCGCTTACGCCGGGACAGGGGCTGATCGTCGTCAAGGATGGCCTGCAGGCGCTGCAGGATTGTGCTCGCGCCTATCGTTCTCAACTGACGATTCCTGTCATTGCCGTTACGGGCTCGACGGGCAAAACGTCGACGAAGGATCTGTTGGCGGCTGCCATCGGCGCTCGTTTCGATGTGATGAAAAGTCCCGGCAATTTTAACAACGAGATCGGACTTCCCCTGACCCTGTCCGGTGTTCAAGAGCGCCATGAGGCGCTGGTGGTGGAGATGGGGATGCGCGGTGAGGGGCAGATCACCGCCCTTTGTGACATCGCCCGCCCCGTTGTGGGCGTCTTGACGAACATCGGACCTGTGCACATGGAACTGCTGGGAAGCATAGAGGCCATCAGTCGCGCCAAGGGCGAACTGCTGCGGTCGCTTCCTGCGCAGGGGACGGCGATCGTGAATGGGGAAGACCACCGCGCCGTAGCGGAGTCGTTGAGGTGCCGCTGTCCTGTTGTCTATGTGGCCACATCGGCGGAGGCCTTGGCCGAGGGGCTGCGCCGAGGCGGCGTCAATGCTGAAGCCACGGTTCAAGCGATCTGGGCAACGAAGGTGACATCCCGCGGTGAGCAGGGTTCTTGCGTCACCGGCGCGATCGGTTCGTTTATCCCCGGCCTGGCTGCCGGGAAGAGGGAGAGCGCTTTCGACTTTGTCCTGCCGCTGCCGGGACGGCATCAGGTGGCCAACGCCCTCTTGGCGATGGCCGCGGCGCGGGCGATCGGCGTTGCAACCGATACTGCCGCCGGCGGTTTGGCCCAGGCTCGCCTGTCTTCGCTGCGTTGGGAGACGCGAAGCCTTGACGGTGCGATGACATTGATCAATGACGCCTACAACGCCAATCCCGCCGCGATGACGGCAGCCCTGACGACAGCGGCTGAATTGGCCCGATCGAACCGGCTGGTTGCTGTTTTAGGGGACATGTATGAATTGGGTGCTGAGGCGCCCGAGCACCACCGGCAGGTAGGGCGCCGAGCGGCGCAACTCGCTGCCGGTCTCTTGGTCGCTGTGGGCGAACTTGGCGCCTACATCGCCGAGGGCGCTTTGGCAGCGGGCATGGCGAGGGAGCGCATCCACCGCTTTGCCGATGCGGAAACAGCAGCGGCGGCCTTGCCGGGATTGGTAAAGGAAAAGGATCTTATCTTAATCAAAGCGTCTCGAGGTATGCGGCTGGAGCGAGTGGCTCAAGCCCTTGCCGAAGCGCTGACAAACCCCTGA
- a CDS encoding stage V sporulation protein D has translation MFATPVQVRKRTTQVFLLITVLVGILILRLFWVQVVNGAFYSAKAEEVRLRDLPVEAKRGTIYDRNMNSLAVSVSVDSVVANPQEVRATTREREIAHELARVLEMDEEKVFKLITQPNVGFVWVKRKVEPEKIDQLRNSTVKLSGIDYIPESKRYYEKGKLASHILGITDTDARGLEGLELRFDEELRGLPGKLIAEYDARNREMPQAEHAFIRPVDGHSLVLTIDETIQYIVERELDKLERERKPKGATIIVMDVKTGRILGMSNRPTYDPNDRAKSTDATRRSRAISDVYEPGSTFKIVTASAALEEGAVKESDRFFDPGYAIVGDRKVACWKDGGHGAQSFTEVVQNSCNPGFIQIGMNLGLPKFYNYLKAFGFGQPTGITLNGEASGILVPEKTAKPIDLATMSIGQANAVTPIQLITAVSAVANGGKLMKPQLVEKVLDAQGSVLKTFEPEVVRQVVSKETAEKVNLILEKVVSKGTGANAYIEGQRVGGKTGTAQKIKPGGGYMEGEYVASFVGIAPANDPAIACLVVVDAPQGEPHFGGLVAAPIFKAVVTDVMRHLGIQPQVLPSELPAVAADGLKEIAVPQVTGLSEDEAEQRVMRVGLSVATEGFGGRVVNQSPRPGEKVAPQTAVILYLGEDDKTARAAPGEEVVCPDVTGKGIKQAGDLLAKAGLSFEPVGSGLAKTQSVKAGRKIPVGTVVRVEFAPVDESGP, from the coding sequence GTGTTCGCCACACCGGTACAGGTGCGCAAACGGACAACCCAGGTTTTTTTACTGATCACCGTACTGGTCGGCATCCTGATCCTGCGCCTCTTCTGGGTGCAGGTCGTGAACGGCGCATTTTACTCTGCCAAGGCGGAGGAGGTTCGCCTTCGTGATCTGCCGGTGGAAGCGAAGCGGGGAACCATCTATGACCGCAACATGAATTCCCTTGCCGTGTCGGTAAGTGTCGATTCTGTCGTCGCCAACCCGCAAGAAGTGCGTGCGACCACTCGGGAACGGGAAATCGCCCATGAACTGGCTCGCGTCCTTGAGATGGACGAAGAGAAGGTCTTCAAACTGATCACGCAGCCCAATGTCGGTTTTGTCTGGGTCAAACGGAAAGTGGAGCCCGAAAAAATCGACCAATTGCGCAATTCGACGGTGAAGCTGTCCGGTATCGACTATATCCCGGAAAGCAAGCGTTATTATGAAAAGGGCAAGCTGGCCTCCCACATCCTGGGGATCACCGATACGGACGCAAGGGGCCTCGAAGGGCTGGAACTGCGTTTCGACGAAGAACTGCGAGGGTTGCCGGGCAAGCTGATCGCCGAGTATGACGCTCGCAACCGCGAAATGCCGCAGGCGGAGCACGCCTTCATCCGTCCTGTTGACGGGCATAGCCTCGTGCTGACGATCGATGAGACGATCCAGTACATTGTGGAACGGGAACTGGATAAGTTGGAACGAGAACGGAAGCCGAAAGGCGCCACCATCATCGTGATGGATGTGAAGACCGGCCGGATTCTGGGCATGTCCAATCGACCCACCTATGACCCGAACGACCGCGCCAAATCGACTGACGCTACTCGCCGCAGCCGGGCGATCAGCGACGTCTATGAACCGGGTTCTACGTTTAAAATCGTCACGGCCAGCGCCGCCTTGGAAGAGGGAGCGGTCAAAGAGTCGGACCGTTTTTTTGACCCCGGTTACGCCATCGTCGGCGATCGCAAGGTCGCTTGCTGGAAAGACGGCGGTCACGGCGCCCAGTCCTTTACCGAGGTGGTGCAGAACTCCTGTAACCCTGGCTTTATCCAGATCGGCATGAATCTTGGCCTACCCAAGTTCTATAACTACCTCAAAGCATTCGGTTTCGGCCAACCGACGGGAATTACGCTGAACGGGGAAGCGTCCGGCATTTTGGTGCCCGAGAAGACAGCCAAACCGATCGATTTGGCGACCATGTCCATCGGCCAGGCCAACGCGGTGACCCCGATCCAACTGATCACGGCCGTGTCGGCGGTGGCCAACGGCGGGAAGCTGATGAAGCCGCAACTGGTGGAAAAAGTTCTTGACGCCCAGGGTTCTGTGCTCAAGACCTTTGAACCAGAGGTTGTCCGCCAGGTCGTCTCAAAGGAGACAGCGGAAAAGGTCAACCTGATCCTGGAGAAGGTCGTATCCAAGGGCACCGGCGCCAACGCCTATATCGAAGGCCAACGGGTGGGCGGCAAAACGGGAACGGCCCAGAAGATCAAACCGGGCGGCGGTTATATGGAAGGGGAGTATGTGGCTTCTTTCGTCGGCATCGCGCCTGCGAACGATCCGGCCATCGCCTGTCTCGTTGTCGTTGACGCGCCCCAGGGAGAGCCCCATTTCGGCGGTCTCGTGGCGGCGCCGATCTTCAAGGCTGTTGTGACCGATGTGATGCGCCATCTGGGGATTCAACCCCAGGTTCTCCCCTCTGAGCTTCCAGCGGTTGCAGCCGACGGTTTGAAGGAAATCGCCGTCCCGCAGGTCACCGGCCTTAGTGAGGACGAAGCGGAACAGCGGGTCATGCGTGTCGGTCTGAGTGTGGCGACGGAAGGATTCGGCGGCCGTGTCGTCAATCAGTCTCCCCGTCCCGGCGAAAAGGTGGCGCCCCAGACGGCAGTCATCCTCTATCTCGGTGAAGACGACAAAACGGCCCGGGCGGCGCCGGGGGAAGAAGTGGTCTGTCCCGATGTGACGGGCAAGGGGATTAAACAGGCCGGCGACTTGTTGGCCAAAGCAGGACTCTCCTTCGAGCCTGTCGGCAGCGGGCTGGCCAAGACGCAGAGTGTCAAGGCAGGGCGCAAGATCCCGGTGGGCACCGTTGTGCGCGTTGAATTTGCGCCGGTTGATGAAAGCGGTCCCTAA
- the mraY gene encoding phospho-N-acetylmuramoyl-pentapeptide-transferase, translating into MQTQVWAFIVAGAAGLLIGPWLIPYLRRLKFGQSIREEGPKGHQHKAGTPTMGGLLFLIAVPVAVLSTTGLTPVSGVLLLGLIGFGLIGFLDDYIKVVKKRNLGLRAWQKFAGQLVLSLLLIYSVVHGTDRGTTLYIPGFNAWWDAGALYYILALLLIVGTTNAVNLADGLDGLAAGMTFWVALAFTVIASAGTSGATAAFSAALAGGCIGFLFFNHHPARMFMGDTGSLALGGAVATLALLTRTELILPILGAVFVAETLSVILQVASFKLTGKRIFRMSPLHHHFELGGWHETTVVYTFWGASLISAFLGVLLALPIRF; encoded by the coding sequence ATGCAGACACAGGTGTGGGCCTTTATTGTCGCCGGCGCAGCCGGTTTGTTGATCGGTCCCTGGTTGATTCCTTACCTTCGCCGGCTCAAGTTCGGTCAGAGCATTCGCGAAGAAGGGCCAAAAGGACATCAACACAAGGCGGGGACGCCTACCATGGGGGGCCTTCTCTTTCTGATTGCCGTCCCGGTGGCTGTGCTTTCGACTACCGGTTTAACACCGGTGTCCGGAGTCCTTTTGCTCGGATTGATCGGTTTCGGACTTATCGGCTTTTTGGATGATTATATTAAAGTGGTAAAAAAACGCAACCTGGGTTTGCGGGCATGGCAGAAGTTTGCCGGTCAACTCGTTCTGTCATTGCTCTTGATCTACAGCGTTGTCCATGGAACGGACCGGGGAACGACACTCTACATACCGGGCTTCAATGCATGGTGGGACGCCGGGGCGCTTTACTACATTCTCGCCCTGCTGCTGATCGTGGGAACCACGAATGCTGTGAACCTAGCCGACGGTCTCGATGGCTTGGCTGCCGGTATGACCTTTTGGGTGGCGCTGGCCTTTACGGTTATCGCCTCGGCGGGGACGTCCGGCGCGACTGCCGCCTTTTCCGCCGCTTTGGCCGGCGGTTGCATCGGATTTCTGTTCTTCAACCACCATCCTGCCCGTATGTTTATGGGTGACACCGGTTCCTTGGCGTTGGGCGGCGCCGTGGCCACACTGGCGCTGCTGACCCGGACCGAGCTGATCCTTCCCATCCTCGGCGCTGTCTTTGTCGCCGAAACGCTTTCCGTGATCCTGCAAGTGGCGTCCTTCAAGCTGACAGGCAAGCGCATTTTCCGGATGAGCCCCTTGCACCACCACTTCGAGTTGGGCGGCTGGCACGAGACCACCGTCGTGTACACCTTCTGGGGCGCCTCGCTCATCTCCGCCTTCCTTGGCGTCCTGCTTGCCCTGCCGATCCGTTTTTAA
- the ftsW gene encoding putative lipid II flippase FtsW, translated as MRLKPRAPDFAIFLAVILLLTFGMVMVLSASSVRAAYANDNPFYFFQRQILWAIAGVVVMLVVARIDYRKLGRYNKQFLYFSLALSAALFIPGLGKNVLGATRWLNLGPASFQPSELAKLAVVIYLAYNISRDPHKLEDLKKGLGPYLLLIGVLVALLLKQRDLGTAIAICATIYLMLYVGGAKKQHMIGLGVIGIVGILAAAILEPYRMRRITGFIDPWADPLDTGFHTLQSLFALGSGGIFGAGIGQSKQKYFYLPEQHTDFIFAILGEELGWIGAVCVILLFFLLIWRGIRVAVSCPDAFGSLLALGLTVQVGMQAIINMGVVSGILPVTGITLPFISYGGSSLVFTLSGIGLLLSVSRFSR; from the coding sequence ATGCGTCTAAAACCGAGGGCTCCTGATTTCGCCATCTTTTTGGCCGTGATTCTCCTGCTCACATTCGGCATGGTCATGGTGTTGAGCGCCAGTTCTGTTCGCGCCGCCTATGCCAACGACAATCCCTTTTACTTCTTCCAGCGACAAATCCTTTGGGCCATCGCCGGGGTCGTGGTGATGCTGGTGGTGGCGCGCATTGATTACCGAAAGCTTGGCCGTTACAACAAGCAGTTCCTTTACTTTAGCCTCGCTCTTTCGGCAGCGCTGTTCATACCCGGATTGGGAAAGAATGTCCTGGGGGCGACGCGCTGGCTGAACCTCGGGCCGGCGTCTTTTCAACCTTCCGAACTGGCGAAGTTGGCTGTCGTCATTTACTTGGCCTATAACATCTCTCGCGATCCCCACAAACTGGAGGATCTAAAAAAGGGGCTTGGCCCCTATCTGCTGTTGATCGGCGTGCTTGTCGCGCTGCTGCTGAAACAGCGCGATTTGGGAACGGCGATCGCCATCTGCGCCACCATTTATTTGATGCTTTATGTGGGTGGCGCCAAGAAACAACATATGATCGGGCTGGGCGTCATCGGGATTGTGGGCATCCTCGCCGCAGCCATCCTGGAACCCTATCGAATGCGACGCATCACCGGGTTTATCGACCCCTGGGCGGATCCCTTGGATACGGGTTTTCATACCCTTCAGTCGTTGTTCGCCCTCGGATCAGGCGGGATCTTCGGCGCCGGTATCGGGCAGAGCAAGCAGAAGTATTTCTATTTGCCAGAACAACATACGGACTTTATTTTCGCCATCCTTGGCGAAGAACTGGGTTGGATCGGCGCTGTCTGCGTCATTCTGCTCTTCTTTCTGCTCATCTGGCGGGGGATTCGCGTCGCCGTATCCTGCCCGGACGCCTTTGGCAGCCTGCTGGCCTTAGGATTGACGGTGCAGGTGGGCATGCAGGCGATCATCAACATGGGCGTTGTCAGCGGGATTCTGCCGGTCACGGGGATCACACTGCCCTTCATCTCCTATGGCGGTTCGTCTCTCGTCTTCACCTTGAGCGGCATCGGACTCCTGCTCAGCGTCTCACGCTTTAGTCGATAG
- the murD gene encoding UDP-N-acetylmuramoyl-L-alanine--D-glutamate ligase, whose protein sequence is MTLVNNRWQDGRKTLVVGAGKSGIAAARALARLGASVTLCDTKTLEDLPCRKELEAAGITLYGGGYPSIRENGFREVVMSPGVPLTTPPAQEAQEQGVTVTGELEIAYLLSQAPFIAVTGTNGKTTTTSLVGAILQEAGWAPLVGGNIGQPLVEEVEELAGDRWVVAEVSSFQLETTDQFHPRASLILNITPDHLDRHGAMENYRAIKARIFRNQGGDGDITVLNYDDPLVRTLAEECRGRILFFSRREKLEQGAYVDEGMIRFAGPQGDLSVVAIDDLQIKGAHNVENALAACAATVGLGIEPAVAAKAMIAFQPVEHRMEPAGTVAGVDYVNDSKGTNPDASIKAIESYNKPVILIAGGKNKGSDFAELAQIIKQRVKAVVLVGQAAPILERALRQAGVDRITGVRDFADTVPAAAAMAEPGDVVLLSPACASLDMFPNYEVRGQVFKDLVRQMETKAGRQQSR, encoded by the coding sequence ATGACACTCGTGAATAACCGCTGGCAGGACGGACGCAAAACCCTGGTTGTGGGCGCCGGAAAAAGCGGCATCGCCGCCGCCCGCGCGCTGGCCCGTTTGGGCGCCTCCGTCACCCTTTGCGATACAAAAACGCTGGAAGACTTGCCCTGCCGGAAGGAACTCGAAGCAGCCGGCATTACCCTGTACGGCGGCGGGTATCCCTCCATTCGGGAAAACGGATTCCGTGAAGTCGTCATGAGTCCCGGCGTCCCTCTGACCACACCGCCGGCGCAGGAAGCGCAAGAGCAGGGTGTCACTGTCACCGGTGAACTGGAGATCGCTTATCTCCTCTCACAGGCGCCCTTTATCGCCGTCACCGGCACCAATGGAAAAACGACGACGACGTCACTGGTCGGCGCGATCCTTCAGGAAGCGGGATGGGCGCCCCTGGTGGGGGGGAACATCGGACAACCGCTCGTGGAAGAGGTCGAAGAACTGGCCGGTGATCGCTGGGTGGTGGCCGAAGTCTCTTCCTTTCAGTTGGAGACGACCGATCAGTTTCACCCTCGCGCATCCCTGATCCTGAACATCACCCCTGACCATCTCGACCGTCACGGCGCCATGGAAAATTATCGCGCCATCAAAGCGCGCATTTTCCGCAACCAGGGGGGGGACGGGGACATCACCGTCCTCAACTATGATGATCCGCTGGTGCGCACGCTGGCGGAAGAGTGCCGGGGGCGAATCCTGTTCTTCAGCCGCCGTGAAAAGCTGGAGCAAGGCGCTTATGTGGACGAGGGCATGATCCGCTTTGCCGGTCCTCAAGGCGATCTGTCTGTCGTCGCCATCGATGACTTGCAGATCAAAGGCGCCCACAACGTGGAAAACGCCTTGGCCGCCTGCGCCGCTACAGTCGGTCTCGGCATTGAGCCCGCTGTCGCTGCGAAAGCGATGATCGCCTTCCAGCCGGTGGAACACCGCATGGAGCCTGCCGGCACAGTCGCCGGCGTCGACTATGTGAACGACTCGAAAGGGACCAATCCGGACGCTTCCATTAAGGCCATCGAATCGTACAACAAGCCCGTGATCCTGATCGCCGGCGGAAAAAACAAGGGCAGCGATTTTGCTGAATTGGCGCAAATCATCAAGCAGCGAGTGAAGGCTGTCGTTCTTGTGGGCCAGGCGGCGCCCATCCTGGAAAGGGCGCTTCGGCAGGCAGGCGTCGATAGGATAACAGGGGTGAGGGATTTTGCAGACACGGTGCCGGCAGCCGCTGCGATGGCGGAACCTGGCGATGTGGTGCTCTTAAGCCCTGCCTGCGCCAGTCTGGATATGTTTCCGAATTATGAGGTGAGGGGGCAGGTATTTAAGGACCTGGTCCGGCAAATGGAGACAAAGGCAGGCCGCCAGCAGTCCCGGTGA
- a CDS encoding FtsB/FtsL family cell division protein, which produces MKQATARVLDHFEDVRPASPPPVEPKVVPKVKVSGKNKRQVVTAALLLMTCALAVVSQYAAVAVQAKTVNQLRDDLTKEKNALDRLRVDVNRLKSLERVETMAVTKLGMQAPTYDKVLAISAVNGTAKTGASPAVDGTHQGAQKSGEERAQAAVKEAEEAPVGDNPFVAAVTRLFHRITFGML; this is translated from the coding sequence TTGAAACAAGCCACCGCCCGTGTGCTCGACCATTTCGAGGATGTACGGCCGGCATCGCCTCCGCCTGTAGAGCCGAAAGTCGTCCCGAAGGTAAAGGTCAGCGGAAAAAACAAGCGGCAGGTTGTCACCGCTGCGCTGTTGTTGATGACCTGCGCGCTTGCCGTGGTTTCTCAATATGCCGCCGTGGCGGTACAAGCGAAAACAGTGAACCAACTGCGTGACGATTTAACCAAGGAGAAAAACGCTCTTGACCGCTTGCGCGTCGATGTGAACCGGCTCAAGTCGCTGGAGCGCGTGGAAACGATGGCCGTTACGAAACTGGGAATGCAGGCGCCGACTTATGACAAGGTGCTTGCCATCTCGGCGGTCAATGGGACAGCCAAAACCGGCGCCTCTCCGGCAGTGGATGGGACCCATCAGGGGGCACAAAAATCCGGAGAGGAAAGAGCGCAGGCAGCCGTCAAGGAAGCAGAAGAGGCGCCTGTGGGCGATAATCCCTTTGTCGCCGCCGTAACCCGTCTTTTTCACCGCATCACCTTTGGCATGCTCTAG
- a CDS encoding UDP-N-acetylmuramoyl-L-alanyl-D-glutamate--2,6-diaminopimelate ligase, with protein MELKEIFADIEVYDCGSSGNTAVAPVAGAAGDDRLFRQEISGLAYDSRRVQPGFLFFCVPGQKTDGHRFAADAVARGAAALVVERYVDAPVPQIRVPSTRKSLALAARAFYGNPAGRMLMVGVTGTNGKTTTTHLVEAILTAQGRRVGLIGTNGNHLGEKTWPAQRTTPESLDLQALLAEMAAEGADAVIMEVSSHALDQQRVLGVDYDLALFTNLTQDHLDYHETLERYREAKGILFRGLTGAMKSIRGVAASGTASSQGDSHEAFLGGGGKGAIINADDPNAGFFMASSAAPVITYGIDADAMIKARDWSVSPQGVACEVLYPGGQIRLNLQLTGRFNLSNALAAFAAGWAAGIAPAAIASALGSVAGVAGRFERIDRGQPFSVIVDYAHTPDGLENVLVTARALAKGRVITVFGCGGDRDRTKRPKMGAVVARLSDVVVVTSDNPRTEDPCRIIEDILPGIEGTPGVTVHVEPDRSSAIAQALSLAREGDLVMIAGKGHETYQIMGAKIIPFDDRQIAHACLRGMGYDQR; from the coding sequence TTGGAACTGAAAGAGATCTTTGCAGATATTGAGGTATACGATTGCGGCTCTTCTGGGAATACAGCCGTCGCGCCGGTAGCCGGCGCGGCGGGCGACGATAGGCTTTTTCGACAAGAAATCTCGGGGCTCGCCTATGATTCCCGGCGGGTACAGCCGGGCTTTCTCTTTTTTTGTGTGCCTGGTCAAAAAACGGACGGTCATCGTTTCGCTGCCGACGCTGTGGCGCGCGGCGCTGCGGCGCTGGTGGTGGAGCGCTATGTGGACGCTCCTGTCCCCCAGATTCGCGTGCCCTCGACGCGAAAGAGTTTGGCCCTGGCCGCCCGAGCTTTTTATGGCAATCCCGCAGGTCGAATGCTCATGGTCGGCGTGACCGGAACGAACGGCAAGACGACGACGACCCATCTCGTCGAGGCGATTCTAACCGCTCAGGGGCGTCGTGTCGGCCTGATCGGCACCAATGGCAACCATTTGGGCGAAAAAACCTGGCCGGCCCAACGGACGACGCCCGAATCGCTCGACTTGCAGGCTTTGCTGGCCGAGATGGCCGCCGAGGGTGCTGACGCCGTCATCATGGAGGTATCGTCCCATGCGCTCGATCAACAGCGGGTGCTGGGCGTTGACTATGATCTGGCCCTGTTCACCAACCTGACCCAGGACCATCTCGATTACCACGAGACGCTGGAGCGGTACCGGGAGGCGAAAGGCATCCTCTTTCGCGGGCTCACCGGGGCCATGAAGAGCATCCGAGGGGTTGCTGCTTCCGGAACTGCTTCCTCACAGGGAGATTCCCATGAGGCATTCCTGGGTGGAGGGGGTAAAGGGGCGATCATCAACGCCGACGATCCGAACGCCGGTTTTTTCATGGCGTCCAGCGCGGCGCCGGTGATCACCTATGGCATTGACGCCGACGCTATGATCAAGGCGCGTGACTGGTCGGTCAGCCCCCAAGGCGTCGCCTGTGAAGTCCTTTATCCCGGCGGGCAGATTCGCCTGAATCTGCAACTGACGGGCCGGTTCAACCTTTCCAACGCTCTGGCCGCTTTTGCCGCCGGATGGGCCGCCGGGATCGCTCCGGCGGCAATCGCCAGCGCCCTCGGTTCGGTGGCTGGTGTGGCAGGACGGTTTGAGCGCATCGATCGGGGCCAGCCCTTCAGTGTCATTGTCGACTATGCTCACACGCCTGATGGCCTGGAAAACGTGCTGGTTACGGCCCGGGCGCTGGCAAAAGGGCGAGTGATCACCGTCTTTGGCTGCGGCGGCGACCGGGACCGGACGAAACGGCCCAAAATGGGCGCTGTGGTGGCCCGTCTCAGTGATGTGGTTGTGGTCACCTCAGATAACCCGCGCACGGAAGATCCCTGCCGCATCATTGAAGATATCCTGCCGGGGATTGAGGGGACTCCCGGCGTTACCGTCCATGTCGAGCCGGACCGGTCATCAGCGATCGCCCAGGCGCTGTCGCTGGCCCGTGAAGGTGATTTGGTCATGATCGCCGGGAAGGGTCATGAAACGTACCAGATCATGGGAGCGAAGATCATTCCTTTCGATGATCGCCAAATCGCCCATGCGTGTCTGAGGGGGATGGGGTATGATCAGCGCTGA